A portion of the Sandaracinobacteroides saxicola genome contains these proteins:
- a CDS encoding lantibiotic dehydratase — MTAASPAGVPSAMMLAGCHLHPLFVVRVAGEPTAPLDALGTGETDRLWHHADSLRAALGADAPAACAELERLVPGLADRDASRAALAAKRLLFNGQAPKPAHLAALAGHVPADLLGVLDRLVALSVAIDATEQALAGSFEAEMAHGVPALPSLLAGSNLRAALGYANPVLLAKLARHVAGTPADAKTTRNFEDSLLQYHARASTKTSPLSSFTVIGVGRWAESGGTGLHFPPGLRRRVAVKAGLMRHLLAPLLADFDLVRETLPVRFNASAGRIQGRIAFYRATPGNEVSGRTWGAGLARAELDDNGAIRLVESLLQGRELTLSTLAAALVERAPALAPGIDRFLRQLFDIGLLQVDAGLFEQDDPLAAATALIGQLRHPEAPALLAQFDQVAAALATLCSDDAEAHATATAIVGNAVRAVAALTGAETDSPLFRPAFHENCYLGAPETPLSSALLAPHADALSVLQDLSLLLDPHQELHSRMVDAFVARFGEGGECGDPRAFLEEFDAHYAPGVLDRPFDSERTTPPGPCTAGLLRAKAAFDHYLETLLRHGEDIDLDLDTLRAIVDMMPPTLRARSASYSHVVQVARYDGRDTLVLNQVFGGRSSILSRFLEIADEDALADTRDYLATAAEAAAVELPGVFGFNANRHPPLLSRELDVPPFPPSHAGIDRIALADTRLFHDPDLHRLRFRDGNGRAFDLHYQGLLIPGLLPQLHRVLALAFTEGPSLAITKALAARSLAAGETVSRVPRIRLGDILLLRQTWLVSPGEYPEAAQPPLDFYRAARRWQTRLGLPQRFFVRALPSAGEGKAIDWGAVNFKDMKPFFVDLASPRFVRLLQNMLKRSRLTLSISELLPAFGDSIVQVGGEPRVAELHFELTRPARAVPTPARQWFRIEVGYFDPDRTRLMADAIAPTLSAMRADKAVSRAWAMPRWKFGPHVELVVECEPSALHARVFPAALDRLEGWLKANPSNTAPDPQGYDLLSKRLGMFELEPGPYLPLRRDNSVRLVPWRAPTALIHPAFADVRADLLSGSMEIAFALRELKLTDPNRFLLVLHGMLAATADSYSEGGMAQGFMSIRSHADYFFAAHDVGGAARRRFDAVDAMLGARADAITQAIRNRQHDSAGPTAAQRILAAWLPLLARTAAANRAVVDAHHAAIADATVHADLAERLRPQAPADLLRAEQERRITDIAEIFLQSERGRAAQRAPAFLAYRATVNFFYGLLPLLDVAPAQKFLLCHLTASSIERTTGRDWRQLWQAAG; from the coding sequence ATGACCGCGGCCTCGCCCGCCGGCGTGCCGTCCGCGATGATGCTGGCGGGTTGCCATCTGCACCCGCTGTTCGTGGTGCGGGTCGCGGGGGAGCCGACCGCCCCGCTCGATGCCCTGGGCACTGGCGAAACCGATCGGCTGTGGCACCATGCCGACAGCCTGCGTGCCGCGCTCGGTGCCGATGCGCCGGCCGCCTGCGCCGAACTGGAACGGCTGGTCCCCGGGCTGGCTGACCGCGACGCCTCGCGCGCCGCGCTGGCCGCAAAGCGCCTGCTGTTCAACGGACAGGCGCCCAAGCCCGCACACCTCGCCGCGCTCGCCGGTCATGTCCCGGCCGACCTGCTGGGCGTCCTCGATCGGCTGGTGGCGCTTTCCGTCGCCATCGACGCGACGGAGCAAGCGCTGGCCGGGTCTTTCGAGGCCGAGATGGCCCATGGGGTGCCGGCGTTGCCGTCTCTGCTGGCGGGATCCAATCTTCGTGCCGCCTTGGGCTATGCCAACCCTGTCCTGCTGGCGAAGCTGGCCCGGCATGTCGCCGGCACGCCGGCGGATGCCAAGACCACCCGCAATTTCGAGGATTCGCTGCTGCAATATCATGCCCGCGCCTCGACCAAGACCAGCCCGCTGTCCTCCTTCACGGTGATCGGCGTCGGCCGCTGGGCAGAAAGCGGCGGCACGGGCCTGCACTTCCCGCCGGGGCTTCGGCGGCGGGTGGCGGTGAAGGCGGGGCTGATGCGTCACCTGCTCGCGCCTCTGCTGGCGGATTTCGACCTGGTGCGCGAAACCCTGCCCGTGCGCTTCAATGCCTCGGCAGGGCGCATCCAGGGGCGGATCGCCTTCTATCGCGCCACACCGGGCAACGAGGTTTCCGGCCGCACCTGGGGCGCCGGCCTGGCGCGTGCCGAGCTGGATGACAATGGCGCGATCCGCCTTGTCGAATCGCTGCTACAGGGGCGCGAATTGACCTTGTCGACGCTGGCAGCGGCGCTGGTCGAGCGCGCCCCGGCGCTGGCCCCGGGCATCGACCGTTTCCTGCGGCAGTTGTTCGACATCGGCCTGTTGCAGGTGGACGCCGGCCTGTTCGAGCAGGACGATCCGCTCGCTGCGGCCACGGCGCTGATCGGGCAGCTGCGCCATCCCGAAGCGCCGGCGCTACTGGCGCAGTTCGACCAGGTTGCCGCCGCGCTGGCGACGCTATGCAGCGATGATGCGGAAGCGCACGCCACGGCCACGGCCATCGTCGGCAACGCTGTGCGGGCGGTCGCCGCCCTGACCGGTGCGGAAACGGACAGCCCGCTGTTTCGGCCGGCCTTTCACGAAAACTGCTACCTCGGTGCCCCGGAGACCCCGCTGTCGTCCGCGCTGCTGGCACCGCATGCGGACGCCCTGTCCGTGCTGCAGGACCTGTCGCTGCTGCTCGATCCCCATCAGGAGCTGCATTCGCGGATGGTCGATGCCTTTGTCGCCCGCTTCGGTGAAGGAGGCGAGTGCGGCGATCCACGCGCCTTCCTCGAGGAGTTCGACGCGCATTACGCACCGGGCGTGCTGGACCGCCCATTCGACAGCGAACGCACCACGCCACCCGGCCCCTGCACCGCCGGCCTGCTGCGCGCGAAGGCAGCCTTCGACCATTATCTGGAAACGCTGCTGCGGCACGGGGAGGACATCGACCTCGACCTCGACACGCTGCGGGCGATCGTCGACATGATGCCGCCGACCCTTCGCGCCCGCAGCGCCTCCTACAGCCATGTTGTGCAGGTCGCGCGCTACGATGGCCGCGACACGCTGGTGCTGAACCAGGTGTTCGGCGGGCGTAGTTCGATCCTGTCGCGCTTTCTGGAGATTGCCGACGAGGACGCGCTGGCCGACACGCGCGATTATCTGGCCACGGCGGCCGAGGCGGCGGCGGTCGAGCTGCCGGGCGTGTTCGGTTTCAACGCCAATCGCCACCCGCCGCTGCTGTCCCGCGAGCTGGACGTGCCGCCCTTCCCGCCCTCCCATGCGGGCATCGACCGCATCGCGCTCGCCGATACGCGGTTGTTCCACGATCCCGACCTGCACCGCCTGCGCTTCCGCGACGGCAATGGTCGCGCCTTCGACCTGCATTACCAGGGTCTGCTGATCCCCGGCCTGCTGCCGCAACTACACCGGGTGCTGGCACTTGCCTTCACCGAAGGGCCGAGCCTTGCCATCACCAAGGCGCTGGCGGCGCGCAGCCTGGCCGCCGGCGAGACGGTGAGCAGGGTTCCGCGCATCCGGCTGGGCGATATCCTGCTGCTGCGCCAAACCTGGCTGGTCAGTCCGGGTGAATATCCCGAGGCCGCGCAGCCGCCGCTGGATTTCTATCGCGCAGCGCGGCGCTGGCAGACCCGGCTGGGGCTGCCGCAGCGCTTCTTCGTTCGCGCCCTGCCCTCCGCCGGGGAGGGCAAGGCAATCGACTGGGGTGCCGTCAACTTCAAGGACATGAAGCCCTTCTTCGTCGACCTGGCGAGCCCGCGCTTCGTCCGGCTGCTGCAGAACATGCTGAAACGCAGCCGGCTCACACTGTCGATCAGCGAGTTGTTGCCCGCTTTCGGCGACAGCATCGTGCAGGTCGGCGGCGAGCCGCGGGTGGCGGAACTGCATTTCGAGCTGACGCGGCCCGCCCGCGCCGTGCCGACGCCGGCGCGTCAGTGGTTCCGCATCGAGGTCGGCTATTTCGACCCCGACCGCACCCGCCTGATGGCGGACGCGATCGCGCCGACTTTATCGGCGATGCGCGCCGATAAAGCCGTCAGCCGCGCCTGGGCGATGCCGCGGTGGAAATTCGGGCCGCATGTCGAACTGGTGGTGGAATGCGAACCCTCCGCCTTGCATGCGCGGGTGTTTCCCGCGGCGCTCGACCGTCTGGAAGGCTGGTTGAAGGCAAACCCGAGCAATACGGCGCCCGATCCGCAAGGCTATGACCTGTTGTCGAAGCGGTTGGGCATGTTCGAGCTTGAACCCGGCCCCTATCTGCCGCTGCGGCGTGACAACAGCGTCCGTCTGGTGCCGTGGCGCGCCCCGACCGCCCTCATCCATCCGGCCTTCGCCGATGTGCGCGCCGACCTGCTGAGCGGCAGCATGGAAATCGCCTTCGCCCTGCGCGAGCTGAAGCTGACCGATCCCAACAGGTTCCTGCTGGTCCTGCACGGCATGCTGGCAGCCACCGCCGACAGCTACAGCGAGGGCGGCATGGCCCAGGGCTTCATGTCGATCCGGTCCCACGCCGACTATTTCTTCGCGGCGCATGATGTGGGGGGCGCCGCGCGCCGCCGCTTCGATGCGGTGGATGCCATGCTCGGCGCGCGCGCCGACGCCATCACGCAGGCCATCCGCAACCGGCAGCATGACAGCGCCGGACCCACGGCGGCGCAGCGGATCCTCGCGGCGTGGCTGCCGCTGCTGGCGCGCACGGCCGCGGCGAACCGGGCCGTCGTCGATGCCCATCATGCGGCGATCGCCGACGCCACCGTTCACGCCGACCTTGCCGAACGCCTGCGCCCGCAGGCGCCTGCCGACCTGCTGCGGGCGGAGCAGGAACGGCGGATCACCGACATCGCCGAGATTTTCCTGCAGAGCGAGCGGGGCCGCGCCGCCCAGCGGGCACCCGCGTTCCTCGCCTATCGCGCCACGGTCAATTTCTTCTATGGCCTGCTGCCGCTGCTCGATGTCGCCCCGGCGCAGAAATTCCTGCTGTGCCATCTGACCGCCAGTTCCATCGAGCGCACCACCGGGCGCGACTGGCGTCAGCTGTGGCAGGCGGCGGGGTGA
- a CDS encoding ABC transporter permease, whose product MNPGRLSALLLFDVKACLRDRMAMGFLLAFPLLLYVFFAAMFGATDSPEAGARYYDRYTPGFAAAVLLNIAFLNLGPGIAIAKDAGMLRRLMITPATPVELWLASIARTLLVFAVGYALILFAGLVLFGQVPRASLPNLLLPALLAAFALLSCGFLLGALFSKPAAAFNAGMLLIQPMLLLSGAGMPLESMPRFAQWAAQLLPFTYVVEAMRLGWEGRFLTTDALLPSIILVVIGAAAGSLAAHLFRRGVA is encoded by the coding sequence ATGAACCCCGGCCGGCTTTCCGCCCTCCTCCTGTTCGACGTGAAGGCGTGCCTTCGCGATCGCATGGCGATGGGGTTCCTGCTCGCCTTTCCGCTGCTGCTCTATGTCTTCTTCGCGGCCATGTTCGGCGCCACCGACAGCCCGGAAGCTGGTGCCCGCTATTATGACCGCTACACGCCGGGCTTTGCCGCCGCGGTGCTGCTCAACATCGCCTTCCTGAACCTGGGGCCGGGCATCGCCATCGCCAAGGACGCCGGGATGCTGCGGCGCCTGATGATCACGCCGGCGACGCCGGTCGAGCTGTGGCTGGCGTCCATCGCGCGCACGCTGCTGGTGTTCGCCGTCGGTTATGCGCTGATCCTGTTCGCCGGCCTTGTGCTGTTCGGGCAGGTGCCGCGCGCGTCACTGCCGAACCTGCTGCTGCCCGCGCTGCTCGCCGCCTTCGCGCTGCTGTCCTGCGGGTTTCTGCTGGGGGCGTTGTTCAGCAAGCCGGCGGCGGCGTTCAACGCCGGCATGCTGCTGATCCAGCCCATGCTGCTGCTGTCGGGCGCGGGCATGCCCCTGGAATCGATGCCGCGCTTTGCCCAGTGGGCGGCGCAGCTCCTGCCCTTCACCTATGTGGTGGAGGCGATGCGACTGGGCTGGGAAGGTCGTTTCCTCACGACGGACGCCCTGTTGCCCTCGATCATCCTCGTGGTGATCGGCGCCGCCGCCGGCAGCCTTGCCGCCCACCTGTTCCGCCGGGGCGTGGCATGA
- a CDS encoding ABC transporter ATP-binding protein, producing MTVEPQAIADAVRPSPRGPVQPDRRNPAPRGRAVSASPAAVQFLHVVKRYGTTMALDDVSFAVPRGEMAALVGPNGAGKTSILEMIMGLRRPDAGSVLLDRRGGRAGPTAPTALRIGAQLQDSRFYGQMTPHDYLRLFARLEPGGISPESLIADFGLDAFVDRRIAGLSGGQRQRLALALSVINDPDLVILDEPTVGLDPIARQDFWALIRRLHDGGRRTLLFSTHYMEEVRSLATSVLMLSRGRLVATGSVDAVVATARGAASLDEAYATLVGQGTITGAAA from the coding sequence ATGACCGTGGAACCTCAGGCAATCGCAGATGCGGTGCGGCCGTCTCCCCGGGGCCCTGTTCAGCCGGACCGGCGCAATCCCGCCCCCCGGGGGCGCGCCGTTTCGGCCAGCCCGGCGGCCGTGCAGTTCCTGCATGTCGTCAAGCGATATGGCACCACCATGGCGCTCGATGACGTCTCGTTCGCGGTTCCCCGCGGCGAGATGGCCGCGCTGGTTGGGCCCAATGGCGCCGGCAAGACCAGCATCCTGGAAATGATCATGGGCCTTCGCCGCCCCGATGCCGGCTCGGTGCTGCTCGACCGGCGCGGTGGCCGCGCCGGCCCAACCGCCCCAACCGCCCTGCGCATCGGCGCGCAGCTGCAGGACAGCCGCTTCTACGGCCAGATGACCCCCCACGACTATCTGCGGCTGTTCGCCAGGCTGGAGCCGGGTGGCATCAGCCCTGAAAGCCTCATCGCCGATTTCGGGCTCGATGCCTTCGTCGACCGGCGCATCGCGGGCCTTTCGGGCGGCCAGCGGCAACGTCTCGCGCTGGCGCTTTCGGTGATCAACGATCCCGACCTCGTCATTCTGGATGAGCCGACCGTCGGCCTCGACCCCATCGCCCGCCAAGATTTCTGGGCACTGATCCGCCGCCTGCACGACGGCGGCCGTCGCACGCTGCTGTTCAGCACCCATTATATGGAGGAAGTGCGCTCGCTCGCCACCAGCGTGCTGATGCTCTCCCGCGGGCGCCTCGTCGCCACCGGCAGCGTCGACGCGGTCGTCGCCACGGCGCGTGGTGCCGCGAGTCTGGATGAGGCCTACGCCACGCTGGTCGGCCAGGGCACGATAACGGGAGCAGCGGCATGA
- a CDS encoding thiazolylpeptide-type bacteriocin produces the protein MSLQPQDELSFDALDLSDLQIDGLEVISLKEAMALPETGASSGISSCNSCSSCGSSSCVALN, from the coding sequence ATGTCCCTTCAACCCCAGGACGAGCTGAGCTTCGACGCTCTGGACCTTTCGGACCTGCAGATCGACGGCCTTGAGGTGATCAGCCTCAAGGAAGCGATGGCGCTTCCGGAAACCGGTGCATCGAGCGGCATCAGCTCGTGCAACAGCTGCTCGAGCTGCGGCTCGAGCTCGTGCGTCGCGCTCAACTGA